From Humibacter ginsenosidimutans, a single genomic window includes:
- a CDS encoding alpha-ketoacid dehydrogenase subunit beta, whose protein sequence is MTELTLAKAITTGLADALAADDKVMLLGEDIGKLGGVFRVTDGLQAQFGPERVLDTPLAEAAIIGTAVGLAYRGYRPVCELQFDGFVFPGFDQVVAQVAKMRYRTMGAVPMPITIRVPFGGGIGSVEHHSESPEAYFAHTPGLRVVACSNPQDAYSMIRQAIECDDPVVFFEPKRRYWSKGDVLPDAADELSLERARVVTAGTDVTLVTYGPLVQTAMDAALAAEDEGVSVEVVDLRSLAPLDEEAITASVSKTGRLVIAHEAQRFGGLGAEIAAMVTERCFDTLLAPPLRVTGHDIPYPPSELEDHYLPDLDRLLDAVDRVMGVRV, encoded by the coding sequence ATGACGGAGCTCACGCTCGCGAAAGCCATCACGACCGGACTGGCGGATGCCCTGGCAGCCGACGACAAGGTCATGCTGCTCGGCGAGGACATCGGCAAGCTGGGCGGGGTCTTCCGCGTCACCGACGGGCTGCAGGCGCAGTTCGGCCCGGAACGCGTGCTGGACACACCGCTCGCAGAGGCCGCCATCATCGGTACCGCCGTGGGGCTGGCCTATCGCGGCTACCGTCCCGTGTGCGAGCTGCAGTTCGACGGCTTCGTCTTTCCGGGCTTCGACCAGGTCGTCGCCCAGGTGGCGAAGATGAGGTACCGCACGATGGGTGCCGTGCCGATGCCGATCACGATCCGGGTGCCGTTCGGCGGCGGGATCGGGTCGGTGGAACACCACTCGGAGTCGCCGGAGGCGTACTTCGCGCACACGCCGGGCCTTCGGGTCGTGGCGTGCTCGAACCCGCAAGACGCCTACTCGATGATCAGACAGGCGATCGAGTGCGACGACCCGGTGGTGTTCTTCGAGCCGAAGCGCAGGTACTGGTCGAAGGGTGACGTCTTGCCCGATGCGGCAGACGAGCTCTCCCTGGAGCGGGCGCGTGTCGTGACGGCAGGCACCGACGTGACGCTCGTGACCTACGGTCCGCTGGTGCAGACGGCGATGGATGCCGCGCTCGCCGCGGAAGACGAGGGCGTCTCGGTCGAGGTCGTCGACCTGCGCTCCCTCGCGCCGCTCGACGAGGAGGCGATCACGGCATCCGTCAGCAAGACCGGACGCCTGGTCATCGCCCACGAGGCACAGCGATTCGGCGGACTCGGCGCGGAGATCGCAGCGATGGTCACCGAGCGCTGCTTCGACACGCTGCTCGCGCCGCCACTGCGCGTGACGGGCCACGACATCCCGTACCCGCCCTCGGAGCTGGAAGATCACTACCTCCCCGACCTCGATCGCTTGCTCGACGCGGTCGACCGCGTGATGGGGGTGCGGGTGTGA
- a CDS encoding MBL fold metallo-hydrolase — protein sequence MQLAPGLHRVGNDIIAAYLVEGDGGLTLIDAGIAGQYADLLRELKAMGRDAADIRGVVLTHGDTDHIGYAERLRSERGIPVYVHEADAARARGEVASHPEWGTMRIGATARFMWYALRKGGMRTKYLTEVVPVHDGDVLDLPGNPRIVSLPGHSAGSVAIVVPSVDAVFVGDALTTRHVLTGRRGPGPAPFTDDVDAARASHAKLASIDATWVLPGHGTPWNRGTKQIAAELTAADAPRR from the coding sequence ATGCAACTCGCACCGGGTCTGCACCGCGTCGGAAACGACATCATCGCCGCCTACCTCGTCGAGGGCGACGGCGGGCTCACGCTCATCGACGCCGGCATCGCAGGGCAATACGCCGATCTGCTGCGCGAACTGAAGGCGATGGGAAGAGACGCGGCGGACATCCGCGGTGTGGTGCTCACGCACGGCGACACCGACCACATCGGCTACGCGGAACGACTGCGCTCCGAGCGCGGCATCCCCGTCTACGTGCACGAAGCGGATGCCGCACGCGCCCGCGGCGAGGTCGCGAGCCATCCCGAGTGGGGCACCATGCGCATCGGAGCCACCGCTCGATTCATGTGGTACGCGCTCCGCAAGGGCGGCATGCGCACGAAGTACCTCACAGAGGTCGTGCCCGTGCACGACGGCGACGTGCTCGACCTGCCGGGCAACCCGCGCATCGTCTCCCTCCCCGGACACTCCGCAGGCAGCGTCGCCATCGTCGTGCCGTCGGTCGACGCCGTCTTCGTCGGCGACGCCCTCACCACCAGGCACGTGCTGACCGGACGCCGAGGTCCGGGACCCGCACCGTTCACCGACGATGTGGATGCCGCCCGAGCCTCCCACGCCAAGCTCGCCTCGATCGATGCCACCTGGGTGCTCCCCGGCCACGGCACGCCGTGGAACCGCGGCACCAAGCAGATCGCGGCCGAACTCACGGCCGCCGACGCGCCGCGCCGCTGA
- a CDS encoding MFS transporter: MPHENPEDDRPASPRRSVFVDLAPLRQSPPFARLWLGGAISGIGGQMTIVAIGLQVYDLTHSTLAVSGVALFALVPMVFFGIYGGMLADVFDRRLVALLSAIVAWGSTFTIALLAWLHVDNVWLLYLLATLNSVAATVIGATRMAIYPRLLTRELLPAASALGGISTGVMVTVGPALAGVLVAAVGFGWTYSVDVVLFVFAFLGIATLPSIVPEGDAARPGWESLREGLAFLRRAPNVRMSFIVDIIAMTFGQPRVMLPAAGALLLGGGAITVGVLTASFAIGALVCSVFSGPLGHVRMQGLAVGRSVIVYGAFTLAFGVELGVLSTGWFGSGDAGHPQVAAIAIACVLFAGAGAADNVSAIFRQTILQSATPDTMRGRIQGVFTVVVSGGPRVGDLYAGVATALVALWFPMAFGGLVIITLVAVLMRVQRTFRHYDAMHPVP; this comes from the coding sequence GTGCCGCATGAGAATCCCGAGGACGACAGACCCGCTTCTCCTCGCCGGTCGGTCTTCGTGGATCTTGCCCCGCTGAGGCAGAGTCCACCCTTCGCCCGGCTGTGGCTCGGCGGCGCGATCTCCGGCATCGGCGGGCAGATGACGATCGTCGCGATCGGGCTGCAGGTCTACGACCTCACGCACTCGACGCTCGCGGTCTCGGGCGTCGCTCTGTTCGCGCTCGTCCCCATGGTGTTCTTCGGCATCTATGGCGGCATGCTCGCCGACGTCTTCGATCGCAGGCTCGTCGCGCTGCTCTCCGCGATCGTGGCGTGGGGCTCGACCTTCACGATCGCCCTGCTGGCCTGGCTGCACGTTGACAACGTGTGGCTGCTCTATCTGCTGGCCACCCTCAACTCCGTGGCGGCGACGGTGATCGGCGCGACCCGCATGGCCATCTACCCCAGGCTGCTCACCCGCGAGCTGCTGCCCGCCGCGTCCGCCCTCGGCGGCATCTCGACCGGCGTGATGGTCACCGTCGGGCCGGCGCTGGCAGGCGTGCTGGTCGCGGCCGTCGGGTTCGGGTGGACCTACTCGGTCGACGTCGTGCTCTTCGTGTTCGCGTTCCTGGGCATCGCGACGCTTCCCTCGATCGTGCCAGAGGGAGACGCGGCGCGGCCCGGATGGGAATCACTGCGCGAGGGCTTGGCATTTCTGCGGCGCGCTCCCAACGTGCGCATGTCGTTCATCGTCGACATCATCGCCATGACGTTCGGTCAGCCGCGCGTCATGCTGCCGGCGGCGGGAGCCCTGCTGCTCGGCGGCGGAGCCATCACCGTCGGTGTGCTCACCGCGTCGTTCGCGATCGGCGCACTGGTGTGCAGCGTGTTCTCGGGTCCACTCGGGCACGTGCGCATGCAGGGACTCGCCGTGGGGCGCTCGGTGATCGTGTACGGCGCGTTCACCCTCGCGTTCGGAGTCGAACTCGGGGTGCTCTCGACCGGGTGGTTCGGGAGCGGAGACGCCGGGCATCCTCAGGTCGCCGCGATCGCCATCGCCTGCGTGCTGTTCGCCGGTGCGGGAGCGGCGGACAACGTGTCGGCGATCTTCCGGCAGACCATTCTGCAGTCGGCCACGCCCGACACCATGCGCGGGCGCATCCAGGGAGTGTTCACCGTCGTCGTCTCCGGGGGGCCGCGTGTCGGCGACCTCTACGCGGGCGTGGCGACCGCTCTCGTGGCGCTGTGGTTTCCGATGGCGTTCGGCGGCCTGGTCATCATCACCCTCGTCGCGGTGCTGATGCGCGTGCAGCGCACCTTCCGCCACTACGACGCGATGCACCCGGTGCCGTGA
- a CDS encoding TetR/AcrR family transcriptional regulator has translation MPAPNRTTNDEIVAAARHLVEDGGQDALTMQAVAAAVGVRAPSLYKRVQSREQLLGLVVSEAATDVAVLLEGVEKEGEEEPRAQLVAQACALRGFAHRHPHLFGLLFGPLPDAARPPRELLARASAPVVRAAEKLAGAEHALEAARTVTAWAFGFLTMELAGAFQLGGEPDAAFAFGAAAVAGAVARS, from the coding sequence ATGCCTGCACCGAATCGCACGACGAACGACGAGATCGTCGCGGCAGCGCGCCACCTGGTCGAGGACGGAGGCCAGGATGCCCTGACCATGCAGGCCGTCGCCGCTGCGGTCGGCGTGCGCGCGCCTTCGCTCTACAAGCGGGTGCAGAGCCGGGAGCAGCTGCTCGGTCTCGTGGTGTCGGAGGCCGCGACCGACGTCGCCGTGCTGCTGGAGGGCGTCGAGAAGGAGGGCGAGGAGGAGCCACGAGCGCAACTGGTCGCCCAAGCCTGCGCGCTCCGCGGGTTCGCGCATCGGCATCCTCACCTCTTCGGCCTGCTGTTCGGCCCGCTGCCCGATGCGGCTCGCCCGCCGCGCGAGCTGCTGGCCAGGGCGAGCGCTCCCGTTGTGCGCGCCGCGGAGAAGCTCGCGGGAGCGGAGCACGCGCTCGAGGCCGCCCGCACCGTGACGGCATGGGCGTTCGGCTTTCTCACCATGGAGCTCGCAGGGGCGTTCCAGCTCGGTGGCGAGCCCGACGCGGCGTTCGCCTTCGGGGCCGCCGCCGTTGCCGGTGCCGTCGCCCGATCCTGA
- a CDS encoding dihydrolipoamide acetyltransferase family protein: MSVEEFALPDLGEGLTESDLVAWRVTVGDAVELNQIIAEVETAKALVEVPSPYAGVVRELHAEPGETLEVGAPLMSFEVDGDGADDEALVAEAVGVGAARAEASGRPVVGHENGRPIVRSGSTATVTDAVDVPVAGADVADGDDVARDDGPDGDADRHAGPAEEERHEVLVGRGPKARSAKRPQRKPRTGRLTEPVAWVRPHGVGRGASEPEQGDRGDGTRDEGETRELATGVRRRTAEAMVRSAAVPQVTEFLTVDVTRSIRLLKRLAETKEFRDRRLTVLTLAAKALSLGLAQTPEANSRWDDATGEIVTPAGVNLGIAVATSRGLVVPNIRDASTLRMPELADALTSLAERARAGRATPAELTGGTITITNVGVFGVDAGTPLLNPGETAILALGAVNRRPWEHNGAVRLRQVMTLSLTFDHRVIDGEQGSRLLRDVGRILADPASTLALA; this comes from the coding sequence GTGAGCGTCGAAGAGTTCGCCCTGCCCGATCTGGGCGAGGGCCTGACGGAGTCCGATCTCGTCGCCTGGCGCGTGACAGTCGGAGACGCGGTGGAGCTGAACCAGATCATCGCCGAGGTGGAGACGGCCAAGGCCCTGGTCGAAGTGCCGTCGCCGTATGCGGGTGTCGTGCGCGAGCTGCACGCCGAGCCGGGGGAGACCCTCGAGGTGGGCGCGCCGCTGATGTCGTTCGAGGTCGACGGTGACGGAGCGGATGACGAGGCACTCGTCGCCGAGGCGGTGGGTGTCGGCGCCGCGCGCGCCGAGGCGTCGGGTCGTCCCGTCGTCGGCCACGAGAACGGGCGGCCGATCGTCAGGAGCGGGTCGACAGCGACCGTCACGGATGCCGTCGACGTGCCTGTGGCCGGTGCCGACGTCGCGGACGGCGACGACGTGGCACGTGACGACGGCCCCGACGGCGACGCGGATCGGCACGCGGGGCCGGCGGAAGAGGAGCGCCACGAGGTGCTCGTCGGCCGCGGTCCGAAGGCACGCTCGGCGAAGCGTCCGCAGCGCAAGCCGCGTACGGGGCGACTCACCGAGCCGGTGGCGTGGGTGCGGCCGCACGGGGTCGGCCGAGGCGCATCCGAGCCCGAGCAGGGCGATCGGGGCGACGGAACACGCGATGAAGGAGAGACGCGAGAGCTCGCGACCGGAGTGCGACGCCGCACGGCGGAGGCGATGGTGCGCAGCGCGGCCGTGCCGCAGGTGACGGAGTTCCTCACCGTCGATGTGACGCGGAGCATCCGTCTGCTGAAGCGGCTCGCCGAGACGAAGGAGTTCCGCGACCGGCGCCTCACGGTGCTCACTCTCGCCGCGAAGGCGCTGAGCCTCGGGCTCGCTCAGACGCCGGAGGCGAACTCGCGCTGGGACGACGCCACGGGTGAGATCGTGACGCCCGCCGGTGTGAATCTCGGCATCGCGGTGGCGACCTCGCGTGGCCTGGTGGTGCCGAACATCCGCGATGCGTCGACGCTGAGGATGCCCGAGCTCGCCGACGCGCTCACCTCGCTCGCCGAGCGCGCCAGGGCCGGCCGCGCGACGCCCGCGGAACTCACCGGTGGCACGATCACGATCACGAACGTCGGAGTCTTCGGCGTGGACGCAGGCACCCCGTTGCTCAACCCGGGGGAGACCGCGATCCTCGCGCTCGGGGCCGTGAACCGGCGCCCGTGGGAGCACAATGGTGCGGTGCGCCTCCGGCAGGTCATGACGTTGAGCCTCACGTTCGACCACCGGGTGATCGACGGCGAGCAGGGCTCGAGGCTGTTGCGCGACGTCGGCCGCATCCTCGCGGATCCGGCGAGTACTCTCGCCCTCGCCTGA
- the rpsO gene encoding 30S ribosomal protein S15, which translates to MALDADVKKAIIEEYATHPGDTGSPEVQVAILTKRIKDLTEHLKEHKHDHHSRRGLLLLVGQRRRLLGYLQEIDINRYRSLIERLGLRR; encoded by the coding sequence ATGGCACTCGATGCAGATGTCAAGAAGGCGATCATCGAAGAGTACGCAACCCACCCCGGTGACACCGGATCCCCCGAGGTTCAGGTCGCGATCCTGACCAAGCGGATCAAGGACCTCACCGAGCACCTCAAGGAGCACAAGCACGACCACCACTCGCGTCGTGGTCTGCTGCTGCTCGTGGGTCAGCGCCGCCGCCTGCTGGGTTACCTGCAGGAGATCGACATCAACCGCTATCGCTCGCTCATCGAGCGTCTCGGCCTGCGCCGATAG
- a CDS encoding adenine phosphoribosyltransferase: MVSHAREQLDRLLVSVPDFPEPGILFRDLAPVFADGDAFHAIVDDLASRFAGQFDAVAGVEARGFVLAAAVAYAASAGVLVVRKAGKLPGEVLRETYDLEYGSASLELEPDRLPVGSRVLVLDDVLATGGTLAASSRLIQRAGYSVVGFGVVLELGELDGRARLGDVPTYSIASL; encoded by the coding sequence CTGGTGAGTCACGCGCGTGAGCAACTGGATCGTCTGCTGGTGAGTGTTCCCGACTTTCCGGAGCCGGGCATCCTGTTCCGAGACCTGGCACCCGTGTTCGCCGACGGGGATGCCTTCCATGCCATCGTCGACGACCTCGCCTCCCGCTTCGCGGGGCAGTTCGACGCCGTGGCGGGCGTGGAGGCCAGGGGATTCGTGCTCGCCGCCGCTGTGGCCTACGCGGCATCCGCGGGCGTTCTCGTCGTGCGCAAAGCGGGCAAGCTTCCCGGCGAGGTTCTGAGGGAGACCTACGACCTCGAATACGGCTCGGCGAGCCTCGAGCTCGAACCCGACCGCCTGCCGGTGGGATCGCGCGTGCTCGTGCTCGACGACGTGCTCGCCACCGGGGGAACGCTCGCCGCCTCATCGCGTCTCATCCAGAGGGCGGGCTACTCCGTGGTGGGCTTCGGCGTCGTGCTCGAACTGGGGGAGCTCGACGGGCGAGCGCGGCTCGGCGACGTGCCGACCTACAGCATCGCCTCCCTCTGA
- a CDS encoding SACE_7040 family transcriptional regulator, whose translation MNTGIQHADDDEDPTPETPRRKAKADRREALLDAAARLFAERGFAGVSIEDLGAAAGVSGPAVYRHFANKQAVLAALLIDVSEGLLAGGRDCVADAATPRTALESLIAFHVDFALTEPDVIRAQDRDLDSLAAADANRVRTLQRTYVELWVDVLERLRDEDRRSLRVRAHAVFGLINSTPHSSRAHTQSRPPRAVVGALLREMALSCLVP comes from the coding sequence ATGAACACCGGCATCCAGCACGCCGACGACGACGAGGACCCGACGCCGGAGACGCCCCGGCGCAAGGCCAAGGCCGACCGCAGAGAGGCGCTCCTGGATGCCGCAGCTCGCCTGTTCGCCGAGCGAGGGTTCGCGGGCGTCTCGATCGAAGACCTCGGCGCGGCGGCGGGGGTCAGCGGCCCCGCCGTCTATCGGCACTTCGCGAACAAGCAGGCCGTGCTGGCCGCACTGCTGATCGACGTGAGCGAAGGTCTTCTCGCCGGGGGCAGGGACTGCGTCGCCGATGCCGCGACGCCGCGCACAGCTCTCGAGTCGCTCATCGCGTTCCACGTCGACTTCGCCCTGACCGAGCCCGACGTCATCCGTGCGCAGGATCGCGACCTCGACAGCCTCGCCGCAGCCGACGCGAACCGCGTGCGCACCCTGCAGCGCACCTACGTCGAACTGTGGGTCGACGTGCTCGAGCGGCTGCGAGACGAGGACCGCCGCTCGCTGCGGGTGCGCGCGCACGCCGTGTTCGGCCTGATCAACTCCACACCGCACTCCAGCAGGGCGCACACGCAGAGCCGGCCTCCGCGTGCCGTCGTCGGCGCGTTGCTGCGCGAGATGGCGCTGAGCTGCCTGGTGCCGTAA
- the pdhA gene encoding pyruvate dehydrogenase (acetyl-transferring) E1 component subunit alpha has protein sequence MLTIRPDTGTSTREDQLARLIAPDGQRLNDPDLDPWVADVFEPQLLGLYEDMVVARRIDTEATALQRQGQLVLWPPLIGQEAAQIGSARALRPDDFVFSSYRENAVAYVRGVSMTDMVRVWRGSQFSGWNPFDVGMATPTVIIGAQTLHAVGYAMGVQRDGADAASIAYFGDGATSEGDTNEALVFAAAYGAPVVFFCQNNQYAISEPVGLQARRPIADRSPGFGIPSLRVDGNDVLAVLAATRMALDHARTGTGPMFIEAVTYRLGPHTTSDDPTRYRDSDELAQWRALDPVERTRAMLESSGYLTEERAAGVAARADAVARELREGCLALRPRDPLTIFDDVYADVPESLRRERDAYAAYLASFDGADGIGVGEGTGAAR, from the coding sequence ATGCTCACCATCCGTCCTGATACAGGCACGTCCACCCGAGAAGACCAGCTCGCGAGGCTGATCGCTCCTGACGGGCAGCGTCTCAACGATCCCGATCTGGATCCGTGGGTCGCCGATGTCTTCGAGCCCCAACTGCTCGGCCTGTACGAGGACATGGTGGTCGCCCGCCGCATCGACACCGAGGCCACCGCGCTGCAACGCCAGGGCCAACTCGTGCTGTGGCCGCCCCTGATCGGCCAGGAGGCAGCTCAGATCGGATCGGCCCGTGCCCTCCGGCCGGACGACTTCGTGTTCTCCAGCTACCGCGAGAACGCCGTCGCCTACGTGCGCGGAGTGTCGATGACCGACATGGTGCGCGTGTGGCGCGGCTCGCAGTTCTCGGGCTGGAACCCGTTCGACGTCGGCATGGCCACCCCGACGGTCATCATCGGGGCGCAGACGTTGCACGCGGTGGGATACGCCATGGGCGTTCAGCGCGACGGCGCGGATGCCGCGTCCATCGCCTACTTCGGCGACGGCGCGACCAGCGAGGGCGACACGAACGAGGCGCTGGTGTTCGCTGCGGCATACGGCGCTCCCGTCGTGTTCTTCTGCCAGAACAACCAGTACGCCATCTCGGAGCCGGTCGGGCTGCAGGCGCGGCGTCCGATCGCGGACAGGTCGCCGGGCTTCGGCATCCCGAGCCTGCGCGTCGACGGCAACGACGTGCTCGCGGTGCTCGCGGCGACGCGCATGGCCCTCGACCACGCACGCACGGGGACGGGGCCGATGTTCATCGAGGCCGTCACCTACCGCCTGGGCCCGCACACCACCTCCGACGATCCGACCCGTTACCGGGACTCCGACGAGCTCGCGCAGTGGCGTGCGCTCGACCCCGTCGAGCGCACGAGGGCCATGCTCGAGTCCTCCGGCTACCTCACGGAGGAGCGCGCGGCGGGCGTCGCGGCGAGGGCCGATGCCGTGGCCAGGGAGTTGCGCGAGGGATGCCTCGCCCTGCGCCCTCGAGACCCGCTCACCATCTTCGACGACGTCTACGCCGACGTGCCCGAGTCTCTGCGGCGGGAGCGTGACGCGTACGCCGCCTACCTCGCGTCGTTCGACGGCGCCGACGGCATCGGGGTCGGCGAGGGAACGGGGGCGGCACGATGA
- a CDS encoding carboxylesterase/lipase family protein, with product MSATDELVVEAARPEPVVTTVHGAVRGERRGETFAFKGIPYAAPPVGPLRFRAPVEPESWHGVRDATEFGPIAPQPIQSYLGSHPRPMSEDCLSVNVFTPELGGAGLPVMVWVHGGAYHLGSSADPMYDGSRLAERGVVVVTFNHRIGPLGYIDLSSFSRGDEVFESNVGQRDQLAVLAWVRDNIRGFGGDADRVTLFGESSGAGAVTTMLATPSAGGLLHAAIAQSSPVGSVYTQQTARRAAERFLQRLDVAPDQVHRLRRLPVGALVEACTQLIAETSTIEPGTIPVAPVVDGDLVPEYPLTAIARGDALRIPLVIGSNRDEAMLFRLLRSPIVPNSSTAVQLMVERLGTPEALAVPSGYRGYPRLRSALRLSTDAAFRMPSVWAASGHSRFAPTWLYEFDFAPPLLRATGIGAVHGAELPHVFGTPVPRLLSLGAESSGRRLTERVQSRWTTFASIGDPNPAGLDPYWPRYDPERRLTYVFGARDRVVADPHGDVRRAWGESIIAFR from the coding sequence GTGAGCGCGACCGATGAGCTGGTCGTCGAGGCGGCACGGCCGGAGCCGGTCGTCACGACGGTCCACGGTGCCGTGCGGGGCGAACGCAGGGGCGAGACCTTCGCGTTCAAGGGCATCCCCTATGCCGCACCGCCCGTCGGGCCTCTGCGTTTTCGGGCGCCCGTAGAACCCGAGTCCTGGCACGGTGTGCGGGACGCCACGGAGTTCGGTCCGATCGCCCCGCAACCCATTCAGAGCTATCTCGGGTCGCATCCTCGGCCGATGAGCGAGGACTGCCTCTCGGTCAACGTCTTCACGCCGGAGCTCGGGGGTGCCGGCCTGCCGGTGATGGTGTGGGTCCATGGCGGCGCCTATCACCTCGGCTCGTCGGCCGATCCCATGTACGACGGATCCCGGCTGGCGGAACGCGGCGTGGTGGTCGTGACCTTCAACCATCGCATCGGACCGCTCGGCTACATCGACCTCTCCTCGTTCTCCCGCGGCGACGAGGTGTTCGAGAGCAACGTGGGTCAGCGCGACCAGCTCGCGGTGCTCGCCTGGGTGAGGGACAACATCCGGGGCTTCGGCGGCGACGCCGACCGGGTGACGTTGTTCGGCGAGTCGTCCGGCGCCGGCGCCGTGACCACCATGCTCGCGACCCCGAGCGCCGGAGGCCTGCTGCACGCGGCGATCGCGCAGAGCTCCCCGGTCGGCAGTGTGTACACGCAGCAGACCGCTCGCAGAGCAGCCGAGCGGTTCCTGCAGCGGCTGGATGTCGCGCCGGACCAGGTGCATCGGCTGCGGCGGCTGCCCGTCGGCGCGCTCGTCGAGGCGTGCACCCAGCTCATCGCCGAGACGAGCACGATCGAGCCCGGCACGATTCCCGTCGCCCCGGTCGTCGACGGCGATCTGGTGCCCGAGTACCCGCTCACCGCCATCGCGCGCGGGGATGCGCTGCGAATCCCGCTCGTCATCGGATCGAACCGCGACGAGGCGATGCTCTTCAGGCTGTTGCGCTCGCCGATCGTGCCCAACTCGTCGACGGCGGTGCAGCTGATGGTGGAGCGGCTCGGCACGCCGGAGGCGCTCGCCGTGCCGTCCGGATACCGCGGCTACCCGCGGTTGCGCTCCGCGCTGCGGCTCTCCACGGATGCCGCCTTCCGCATGCCGTCGGTGTGGGCGGCGTCAGGGCACAGCCGCTTCGCCCCGACCTGGCTCTACGAGTTCGACTTCGCGCCGCCGCTGCTGCGAGCGACGGGCATCGGGGCGGTGCACGGCGCCGAGCTGCCGCACGTGTTCGGCACGCCGGTTCCGCGCCTGCTCTCCCTCGGCGCTGAGTCATCGGGACGCCGGCTGACGGAGCGCGTCCAGTCGCGATGGACGACCTTCGCGAGCATCGGCGATCCGAACCCCGCAGGGCTCGACCCGTACTGGCCCCGCTACGACCCGGAGCGACGTCTGACCTATGTGTTCGGCGCGCGCGACCGTGTCGTCGCCGACCCGCACGGTGACGTGCGGCGTGCGTGGGGCGAGAGCATCATCGCCTTCCGGTGA